The Equus quagga isolate Etosha38 chromosome 2, UCLA_HA_Equagga_1.0, whole genome shotgun sequence genome has a window encoding:
- the PLA2G4F gene encoding cytosolic phospholipase A2 zeta isoform X2 has translation MRISHNKRYERETHPYYDLQVKVLRARNIQGTDLLSKPDCYVQLWLPTASPSRAQTRMVANCRDPEWNETFHYRIHGAVKNVLELTLYDKDVLDSNQLSLLLFDLRSLKPGQPHRHTFLLNRQDSQELEVEFVLENSQVPASEVITNGVLVAQPCLRIKGTLGGAETAPHREYGSRQIRLALPGAYEKPQLLPVQPPVGAGLPATFTFHVNPVPSSRLNVELQEKLTVLQSDQSAELEAQTSKLDKGSILLSSLAQGQEEQRFVALGEGQEVALSVKADLSSGDLDLRLGFGLCDGEQEFLDKRKPIVSRALQQALGLSQAPDSGQVPVVAVLGSGGGTRAMSSLYGSLAGLQELGLLDTVTYLSGVSGSTWCISTLYKDPAWSQVSLQGPIERAQARVCSSKMGAMSKERLQYYIQELGTRESSGHRVSLIDLWGLLIEYFLFQEENPAKLSDQQEAVSQGQNPYSIYASVNVRTNISGEDFAEWCEFTPHEVGFPKYGAYVPTELFGSEFFMGRLLQLRPEPRICYLQGMWGSAFAASLNEIFLKMAGSGLGFLDWHRGTVNITDDCHRLQLHDPTRLRTRLFTPQGPFSQAVLDIFTSRFTAAENFNFMRGLCLHKDYVASREFVAWKDVHLDAFPNQLTPMRDCLCLVDGGFAINSPFPLSLRPQRAVDLILSFDYSLDAPFEVLQMTEKYCLDRGIPFPRMEVLPEDLADPRECYLFAKAEDPRSPIVLHFPLVNRTFRTHLAPGVERQTAEEKDCGNFVINGPDTPYGMMNFTYEPNEFHRLVALSRYNVLNNVETVRHALRLALDRRQAGARAGG, from the exons AATGTCCTGGAACTCACCCTCTATGACAAGGATGTCTTGGACAGCAACCAGCTCTCCCTGCTGCTGTTTGACCTGAGGAGCCTCAAGCCCGGCCAACCCCACAGACACACCTTTCTACTCAACCGCCAG GATTCACAGGAGCTGGAGGTGGAATTTGTTCTGGAGAACAG TCAGGTGCCTGCGTCTGAAGTCATCACCAATGGGGTCTTGGTG GCTCAGCCCTGTCTGAGAATCAAGGGTACCCTCGGGGGAGCTGAAACAGCCCCACATCGAGAGTATG GCTCGAGGCAGATTCGGCTGGCATTGCCCGGGGCCTACGAGAAGCCACAGCTCCTGCCCGTGCAGCCTCCCGTGGGGGCGGGCCTCCCAGCCACCTTTACCTTCCACGTGAATCCCGTGCCCAGCTCCAGGCTGAATGTGGAGCTGCAGGAGAAACTCACGGTCCTGCAG AGTGACCAGAGTGCTGAGCTGGAGGCCCAGACCAGCAAGCTGGACAAGGGGAGCATcctgctctcctctctggccCAAGGCCAGGAGGAACAGCGTTTCGTGGCCCTGGGGGAG GGCCAGGAGGTGGCTCTGAGTGTGAAGGCAGATCTGAG CTCTGGGGACCTTGACCTGCGCCTCGGCTTTGGTCTCTGTGACGGGGAACAGGAGTTTCTGGACAAGAGGAAGCCCATCGTGTCCAGGGCCCTGCAGCAGGCGCTGGGACTGAGCCAGGCTCCTGACAGTGGCCAG GTGCCTGTGGTGGCTGTGCTGGGTTCAGGAGGCGGAACCCGAGCCATGTCTTCCCTGTATGGCAGCCTGGCGGGGCTGCAGGAGCTCGGCCTGCTGGACACTGTGACCTACCTGAGTGGGGTGTCTGGGTCCACCTG GTGCATCTCCACACTCTACAAGGACCCAGCCTGGTCCCAGGTGAGCTTGCAGGGCCCCATTGAGCGTGCCCAGGCTCGGGTCTGCAGCAGTAAGATGGGGGCAATGTCCAAGGAGCGCCTACAATACTACATCCAGGAACTGGGGACCCGGGAAAGCAGTGGCCACCGCGTTTCCCTCATCGACCTCTGGGGCCTTCTCATTGAGTATTTCCTGTTCCAGGAG GAAAACCCTGCCAAGCTATCTGATCAGCAGGAGGCTGTCAGCCAGGGCCAGAACCCTTACTCCATCTACGCCAGCGTCAATGTCCGCACCAACATCAGCGGGGAAGACTTTGCAG AGTGGTGCGAGTTCACCCCCCATGAGGTTGGCTTCCCCAAGTATGGGGCTTATGTGCCTACCGAGCTCTTCGGCTCCGAGTTCTTCATGGGGCGACTGCTGCAGCTCCGGCCCGAACCCCGGATCTGCTACCTGCAGG GCATGTGGGGCAGCGCCTTCGCAGCCAGCCTGAATGAGATCTTCCTGAAGATGGCCGGCTCGGGCCTCGGCTTCCTAGACTGGCACAGAGGCACTGTGAACATCACAG ATGACTGCCACAGGCTCCAGCTGCACGACCCCACGCGGCTGCGCACGAGGCTCTTCACCCCACAGGGGCCCTTCTCCCAGGCTGTGCTGGACATATTCACCTCCCGCTTCACTGCAGCGGAGAACTTTAACTTCATGCGGGGCCTCTGCCTGCACAAGGACTACGTAGCCAGCAGGGAGTTCGTAGCCTGGAAAG ACGTGCACCTGGACGCCTTCCCCAACCAGCTCACGCCCATGCGGGACTGCCTGTGCCTGGTGGATGGGGGCTTTGCCATCAACTCTCCGTTCCCACTGAGCCTGCGGCCACAGAGAGCCGTGGACCTCATTCTGTCCTTCGACTACTCCCTGGACGCCCCTTTTGAG GTCTTACAAATGACAGAGAAGTACTGCCTGGACCGGGGCATCCCGTTCCCCAGGATGGAGGTGCTCCCTGAGGACTTGGCAGACCCCCGTGAGTGCTATCTGTTTGCCAAGGCTGAGGATCCCCGCTCGCCAATCGTGCTGCACTTTCCCCTTGTCAACCGTACCTTCCGCACACATCTGGCCCCAG GTGTGGAGCGACAAACAGCTGAGGAGAAGGACTGCGGGAACTTTGTCATCAACGGGCCAGACACTCCCTATGGCATGATGAACTTCACCTATGAGCCCAATGAGTTCCATCGGCTGGTGGCCCTGAGCCGATACAACGTTTTGAACAATGTGGAGACCGTGAGGCATGCCCTCCGGCTGGCTCTGGACCGGCggcaggctggggccagggctggaggctgA